The following DNA comes from Nocardioides panzhihuensis.
GGCCGGCGTCGAATCCCCGCTCGATGAACAGGGCTGCGCCCACCATGACGGCGGCGGTGCAATGACAGTTCAGCTGGGCGGTGTGGAACATCGGCATCAGCGCCACGAACCGGTCGGTCTCGTCGAACCGTGCCTCCAGAGCCATCGACATCGACTCCAGATAGATCGCCGTGTGGTTGCCGACGACGCCTTTGGGGAACGAGGTCGTCCCGCTGGTGTAGAGGTAGCTCAGCGGATCACGGTCCGCTACGTACGCCTCCGGCTCCGACTCCTCACCCGCTGCCACGAGGTCCCCGAACTCGACGGCCCCGACCAGGGTGTGGCCCGGCTGGCCGCCCTCGAGGCCCGTTCCCGGCACGACCACGACGTGGCTCACCGCCGGGTGCTCGGCAACCGCCTCGGCGACACTCGGGATCAGCTGCCGCTCGACGACGATGCCGCGAGCGCGGCTGTGGCCCAGGACATAGGAGATCTCGTCGCTGCGCCAGCCGAGGTTGATCGGCACACAGACGACGCCGAGCTTCGCGCAGGCGTAGTACGTCACCAGGAACTCGATGCTGTTCCCGGAGGCGAGGGCGAGGGCATCCCCGCGCGCATATCCGGCGGCGACGAGACCGTGGGCGAACCGGTTGACCAGGGCGTTGAGCTCGCGATAGTCGAGGCGCCTTTCGCCGTCGACCAGCGCCAGCCGGTCGGGGTACCGGGCGGCCGCCCGGGTCAGGCTGTCACCGACGTTGACACGCTGGATGAGGTTGCGACCGAGATCTTGTGCTGACGACGCCATCGTCGTACCTCCTGTGCGGGTGGAGACTTCAGTAGCTGCGGGGCAGACCCAATGAGTGCTGGGCCACGAAGTTGAGGATCATCTCCCGGTTGACCGGCGCGATCCGGAGCAGGCGGGCCAGGCCCCACAGCGGGATCAGGCCGTACTCGCTGGCCACGCCGTTGCCGCCGTGGCACTGGATCGCGGCATCGAGTGCGGACAGCGCGGCCTCGGCGGCCAGGTACTTGGCCATGTTGGAAGCCTCGCCGGCGGGCAGCCCCTGGTCGTGCAGCCAGGCTGCCTTCGCGGTGACGAGGGCAGCCGCCTCCACCTCGATCTTGGCCTTCGCCAGCGCGTGGGAGACGCCTTGGTGGGATCCGATGGGCACGTCCCAGACCTGGCGCTGGTTGGCGTAGTCGGCGGCCTGGGCGAGGGCGTAGCGGCCGATGCCGACGAGCAGGGCGGCGCCGGTGACCCGCTCGGGGTTCAGGCCGTGGAAGACCTGCTTGAAGCCGGCGCCCTCGGTGCCGATGAGCCGGTCCGCAGAGACGTGCACGTCGTCGAGGAAGAGGGTGTACTGCCTCTCCGGAAGTGCCACGGCGACCGGGAGTGGTTGGGCGGTCAGGCCCGGGGCGTCGGTGTCGACGACGAAGAGCGAGAGCTCGGCGTCCCCGCGATCGTCGGTGCCCGTGCGAGCCACCACCAGCACGGCGTCGGCGACATCGATCCCGGAGATGAAGTGCTTCTGGCCGCGCAGCACGTAGCCGTCGCCGTCCTTGACCGCAGCGGTCGAGATCCGGTGGGTGTTGGAGCCGGCGTCGGGCTCGGTGATGGCGAAGACCACACGTCCCGCCCCGGACGCGAGCCTGGGCAGCCACTCCTGGCGCTGCTCGGGCGTGCCGAAGGTGCTGATCACCTCGCCGCTGATCGCACTCGCCACCAGGAGGAGGAGCAGCGGGGATCCCGCGGCCGCCGTCTCCTCGCAGACGATGGCCAGCTCGACGAGTCCACCTCCGCCGCCGCCGTACTCCTCGGGGATGTTGACGCCGACGAAGCCGTGCTTGCCCAGGGCCTCCCACAGCTCGAGAGTGAACTCCCGGGCCTCGGCCTTCTGGGTGTAGTAGCCGTTGCCGAACTCGCGGCTGATCGCGCTCACCGCCTCTCGCAGTGCGCGGTGCTCCTCGGTGATGGTGAAGTCCATCAGGCCTCCTGGGTGGCGCGAGCGGCGGCCAC
Coding sequences within:
- a CDS encoding acyl-CoA dehydrogenase family protein, encoding MDFTITEEHRALREAVSAISREFGNGYYTQKAEAREFTLELWEALGKHGFVGVNIPEEYGGGGGGLVELAIVCEETAAAGSPLLLLLVASAISGEVISTFGTPEQRQEWLPRLASGAGRVVFAITEPDAGSNTHRISTAAVKDGDGYVLRGQKHFISGIDVADAVLVVARTGTDDRGDAELSLFVVDTDAPGLTAQPLPVAVALPERQYTLFLDDVHVSADRLIGTEGAGFKQVFHGLNPERVTGAALLVGIGRYALAQAADYANQRQVWDVPIGSHQGVSHALAKAKIEVEAAALVTAKAAWLHDQGLPAGEASNMAKYLAAEAALSALDAAIQCHGGNGVASEYGLIPLWGLARLLRIAPVNREMILNFVAQHSLGLPRSY